Within Flavobacterium pisciphilum, the genomic segment CAAATGATGGACAAATGTTTACAGGCGGCTAAAGAGTTTGGTTTTGAAAATTGTTATATAGAGACGATGCCTTTTATGCATGCCGCCCAAAAATTATATAAAAAATCAGGTTTTGAATATCTTGATGCGCCAATGGGTAGCACAGGTCATACTTCATGCCCAGTCTGGATGTTGAAAAAATTATAAGCTTATGAAAAAATTAATTATCGGAATTGCTTTGATTTCGATTGTATTCTCGTGTAAAGATTCGAAAGAAATAAAAACAGCTAAGGCTACTGAGGTTGTTGTTAAAGCTGTTAGTAAGGATTCTGTTAAGCAGAATGAAGTTGTTTCGGATGAAGATTTTAAAAGTGATTTTGATATTTTGTTACCTCGAAGCTATCGAAGTTATGGAGCTGAAAATCCAGCTGCTTCCTTAACTGAGAAATGGATTGATTTGTACGAACAAAATGGAGAGTATTATTTAGGGAAAGCAGATTTTAAAACGGAGAAAGGATTTGATGAGTGCTCTGGAGATTCTTTGATATCAATTATTTCTAAAAATAGAACAATTATTTTTATGGATTATCCTGGTTTGAAATTTGGGAAAATAAAGTCTTTAAAAATTGAAAAAAATAAAGTTTGGCCTAAAGAAAAAGCGACTTATTTGTTTAATAATGTTAGCTATACTTTGAGAGCTGAAGGGAAAGTTCTTTCTTCGTCAATGGTGCATACTGATGATGATAAGCAAGAGGTTTTTAAAGAGGTTGAGAATTATAAACTTTATTTAACCACAGGAAATACTAAAGAGCAATTGCTTTTAACAGAGGAATCGTTTAATGATACATTTGTAGTATTGCTTTTTGCAGGCGATATTGATGGTGATGGAAAATTAGATTTTGTTTTTGGCGCAAATAGGCATTATGAAGAGGAGCGAGTGATTTTGTTTCTTTCGTCAAAGGCTAAAAATGGTGAAGCAGTAAAAAAAGTTTCTGAAGTTGCAATAGGGTTTGATTGCTAATCAAATCTACTTTTAATAAAATATAAAATGAAAATAAAACAATACAGAACGCAATTTATTCAAGAGCTTTCGGGGATTTATGATGTTCTGGAAGTAGAGAGTTTTTTCTATTTAATTCTTGAAGAAAAAAGAAATCTCAAGCAAATAGATTTGGCTTTAAATCCTGATTTGACTTTTTCGGAACAAGAAATTGAGGAGTGGAGCGTGTTGGTTGCTGAATTAAAAAAAGAAATTCCGATTCAGTATTTATTAGGGAAGACTAATTTTTATGGATTGGATTTTGAGGTAAATTCAAATGTTTTGATTCCGCGACCTGAAACAGAAGAGTTGGTAGAGTGGATTGTAAAAGAAAATTCAAATATTGAAAAGCACAAAGAGTTAAAGATCTTGGATATAGGAACAGGGAGTGGTTGTATTGCAATTTCGCTGGCTAAGAACCTTCCAAAAGCTCAGGTTTCTGCTATTGATGTTTCGGAGAATGCTTTGGCCACTGCTAAGAAGAATGCTGATTCTAATAGTGTTTCAGTTACTTTTTTACATCGAAATATTTTGGAAACCGAAGATTTAATGCAGGAATTTGATGTTATTGTTTCTAATCCGCCCTATGTTCGGAATTTGGAGAAAGAAGAAATCAAGAAGAATGTTTTAGATAATGAACCTCATTTAGCACTTTTTGTTGAAGATAATGACGCATTGATTTTTTACAGAAAAATAGCTGAGTTAGCAAAGAAAAATTTAGTAAAAAACGGAAGTCTTTATTTTGAAATCAATCAGTATTTAGGAAAAGAAACTGTTGAATTGCTTGAGAACTTAGGCTTTAAAAACATCGAATTACGTAAAGATATTTACGATAATGATAGGATGATTTTTTGTAGAAAGTAAGATGTTGTGAGTGAGATGTTGTGAGTGAGATGTTGTGAGTGAGATGTGAAATGTTATTAGGGGTGTTTTCTGCAAGTTTTTTTAAACTTGCAGAAAACACTTAACACTAAAAGAATCTACTCGTAGCGTAATGCTTCAATAGGATCGAGTTTGGAAGCTTTTATTGCGGGATATAATCCAGAAACAATGGCAACCATAAAACTAGTGCTGAAAGCAGCAAAAATTGCTCCCCATGGAATTACAAATACAAAATTCATAGCTGTAGAAATTCCGAAGCCAATTAAAATCCCAAGAATAATTCCGACTAGACCGCCTAATTGTCCGATTAGTAAAGTTTCAATAAAAAACTGAACGGCAATAGTTGTCTTTTTGGCACCTAATGCTTTACGAACACCAATTTCGCGTGTACGTTCTGTTACTGACACAATCATAATATTCATTAAGGCAATCGATGAGCCTAGGATAGTGATGACACTAATACACCATGCAGCTATGCCTAGATATTGTGTGATGCTTAGAATACGATTAATAAGGTCATCGCTTCGTACTACACCAAAATTATTATCACGAGTGGGGCTTAATTTTCGAACTCGACGCATGGTGCTTGTTGCGTTGTCTATGGCTTGATCGAGGAGTTCTTTTTTAGAAACCATTACGCTTATAGTGTAATTTATGTTTGGAGCAGTAAATAATGAACGTGCTACCTGTATCGGGATTAGTACGCGTAAATCCTGGCTGTTTCCAAAAGTGGATCCTTTTTCTTTTAATACCCCAATTACTCTAAAGCGTGCTCCTCGAATAGAGATGATCTTATCGATTGGATTCACATCTTTTAGTAAGCCCTTCATAAAATCGGAACCTAGTATACATACATAGGTATTGTTTTCGATGTCAAACTGATTAAAGGTTCTGCCGATGCTGGTTTCTAGGCCTGAATTGCCAATAAAATGCTCATCGACGCCTAGAACTTTAATTTCGGGGTCGGTTTTAGTAGAAAGGTATCTTACTTCGGCAGTAGAAGTTGCTGTAAATGAAAGCGATGTTTCTGTAAATGGGTATCTGAATTTGTTTTTGAAAGCGACAGCTTCAGGATAAGAAATAATTGGATTGATAACTTCTCTTTCGTTACCACCTCGGTTTCTAACTTCATTTTCGTACTGATTAATATTGAAAGTATTTGCTCCCATAGAAGCAAAATCAGTAGAAATAGTATTTTCTAAAGCCGAAACTACGGTTAGGATTCCGACTAAAGCAGTGATGCCGATTGCGATAATTAAAACGGTTAGAATCGTTCGTAATAATTGAGTTCGAATCGAACCAAATGCAATTCGGATATTTTCTTTGAATAATTTTAGCATCATACTAGTTTGTCACGAAAATACAATTTTTGTTACAAGTTTGTTTTAGAAGAGTCATTAATTTATTTTAAAAGTGAGATATTTGCATTCGATTTACAATTTTGAGAAATCTGAAATCTTAAGTCTAAAATTTAAAATACCAAATTAAATGGCATCAAAACCTAGTATTCCTAAAGGAACCAGAGATTTTTCACCTACAGAGGTGGCGAAACGTCAATATATTATTCAAATTATAAAAAGTAATTTCGAGAAATTTGGTTTTCAACCAATCGAAACACCTTCATTTGAAAATTCGGAAACCTTAATGGGTAAATATGGAGAAGAAGGAGATCGTTTGATTTTTAAAATATTAAACTCTGGTGATTATTTGTCTAAAGCAAACGAAGCGCATTTAGAAGCAAAAGATAGTACAAAATTAACTTCTAGTATTTCTGAAAAAGCGTTGCGTTATGACTTAACTGTTCCTTTTGCTAGATATGTGGTACAACACCAAAACGAAATTGAATTTCCTTTTAAAAGATATCAGATTCAGCCAGTTTGGCGTGCTGACCGTCCGCAAAAAGGACGTTTTAGAGAGTTTTTTCAGTGTGACGCTGATGTTGTAGGGTCTAAATCATTGTGGCAGGAAGTAGAGTTGGTACAATTGTATGATACTGTTTTTACCTCTTTGGGATTAAATGGGGTTACTATAAAAATAAATAACCGAAAAATATTATCAGGAATTGCTGAAGTAATTGGTGCTTCGGATAAATTAATTGACTTTACAGTAGCGCTAGATAAGCTTGATAAAATAGGCGAAGATGGTGTGAAAAAAGAAATGATGGAGAAAGGAATTTCTGAAGAAGCGCTTGTAAAAGTGCAGCCATTATTTAGTTTTACAGGGACTATTTCGGATAAAATTAATCAGCTTTCAGATTTATTAGCTTCTTCTGAAGAAGGTATGAAAGGGGTGGAGGAATTGCGATTTATATGTGATAATGTTTTAAGCTTAGGTCTGTCTACGGCAATTTTAGATTTAGATGTTACACTAGCTCGTGGTCTTAATTATTATACAGGAGCAATTTTTGAAATTGGTGCACCTAAAACTGTAGCAATGGGATCTGTTGGTGGTGGTGGAAGATATGATGATTTAACTGGTATTTTTGGATTAAAAAATATGAGTGGAGTTGGAATATCTTTCGGATTAGATCGTATTTATTTAGTGCTTGATGAGTTGCAATTGTTTCCAGAAACTGTTATAGCAACTTCTAAAGCTTTGTTTATAAACTATGGTGATAAAGAAGCATTTTATGCACTAAAAGCAATTCAGGAATTAAGAAAAGAAAATATAAAAGTTGAATTATATCCTGATAATGTAAAGGTAGGGAAGCAGTTTCAGCATGCTGATAAACGTGCGATTCCTTATGCGGTTATAGCAGGAGAACAAGAAATTGAATCAAATTCATATTCACTTAAGAATTTGCTGACTGGTGAACAAGTTTCAGTTGATTTGGAAGGGTTGAAAGCGGCTTTGCTTGTGTAATCACAAAGAATACAGTCCCAATTGCTATCGTAAAGTATGAAAAGTTTTAATCTGATTTAAAAATACAGATTTCACAAATATTTGATGGTGATTGTGTTAGTGAATTATTAGCGTTTATCCGTTTAATTCTTTTTAAATTTGTTTGAAATAATTGGTGAGAAAGAAAAAAATACATTTAATTTGCGGCCTTAAGTTACGGGCGTAGTTCAAGGGTAGAATAGCGGTCTCCAAAACCGTTGATGGGGGTTCGAATCCCTCCGCCCGTGCAATAAAGTAGTATTAATAACAACAGTTATTAATTATTTAGCAGAGGCTTTCGTAGCGTTAAAGGTTAAAAAGCATAAAAAAAGCTTCGTCTATTAGGCGAAGCTTTTTTAATATAGTAAAGTTGAATTAATAATTTATTATAAGTGCCGAAGCTAACTTTATAAATTTAATTTTGATAGGTAAAACTAACTATTTTGTAATTACCTCAAATGTATCTAATCTATACTGCAATTTTCTTAAAATTATATTAATTTTTTGAGAATATGATTGCTCCAGAAGTATTAATTAATGGCTGAATAAAATGAAAATTTGTCAAAAGATGACAATTTGACATTTTATAAGATTTGGCAGTACTTTTGCAATCCATAGAAAAGAATAAAAAAATGAAGTTTAAGAATATTTTTAAAAATAAAAGTAATATGACTACGGAGAATACAGAAATCGATCAAGAAATAGATGACGTAACGTTAGAGAATAATGCCAATGGCGAACAGATTATTCTTGAGGAATTAAGTGTAGAAGAACAATTATCTCAAGACTTAGCAAGAGAGAAAGATAAATTCTTGAGGTTATTTGCTGAATTTGAAAATTACAAAAAAAGAACTTCAAAAGAAAGAATGGATTTGTTTAAAACTGCTAATCAAGAGGTATTGCTAGCTATGCTTCCTGTATTAGATGATTTTGACAGAGCACTAGTTGAAATCAATAAATCTGATGATGAGCTTTTGGCAAAAGGAGTAGAGTTAATCTATGACAAACTAAAAAGTACATTGACGGCTAAAGGTTTAGAGCAAGTAGAAGTTAGAGCAGGTGATGCATTTAATGCAGACTATGCTGAAGCAATTACTCAAATTCCTGCCCCTTCGGATAAACTAAAAGGTAAGATTGTTGATGTACTTGAGAAAGGATACAAATTAGGAGACAAAATTATTCGTTATCCTAAAGTGGTTATTGGAAACTAAAATAACAAATTATAAATCCCAAATCCCAAATAGATAGTTTTGAAAGTTCAGAATTGAGTTATTTATTGGGTTTTGTTTTTTGGAATTTAAACAATTATGAAAAAAGATTTTTACGAAATATTAGGCATTTCAAAAAATGCGGATGCTGCCGAGATTAAAAAAGCGTACCGTAAATGTGCGTTAAAATATCATCCGGATAAAAATCCGGACAACAAAGAGGCAGAAGAGAACTTCAAATTGGCTGCAGAAGCATATGAAGTTTTAAGCGACCCTAATAAAAAAGCCAAATACGATCAATACGGACACCAAGCCTTTGATGGTTCAGGTGGTTTTGGAGGTGGAGGACATGGTGGCATGAATATGGATGACATATTCAGTCAGTTTGGCGACATCTTCGGAGGCGGATTTGGTGGTTTCGGAGGCGGCGGAGGCGGCGGTCCTCGTCGTACTAAAGGAAGCAATCTTAGAATAAAAGTTAAATTAACTTTAGAAGAGATTGCAAATGGCGTTGAGAAAAAAGTAAAAGTAAAACGTAAGGTTCAAGCCAAAGGGGTTACTTATAAAACATGTTCTACATGTAATGGTCAAGGGCAGGTAATGCGTGTGACTAATACAATTTTAGGTAGAATGCAATCTGCTTCGACTTGTCCAAGTTGTGGAGGTTCTGGTCAGATTTTAGATAAAAAACCAGCCAATGCAGATTCGCAAGGAATGGTTCAGGAAGATGAAACTGTATCAATCAAAATTCCAGCAGGAGTTGTTGATGGAATGCAGTTAAAAGTTTCTGGTAAAGGAAACGATGCGCCAGGAAATAGTGTACCAGGTGATTTAATTGTTGCAATTGAAGAACTTGAGCACGATGTCTTGAAGCGTGAAGGAGAAAATTTACATTACGATTTATATATAAGTTTTCCAGAAGCTGTTTTAGGTATCTCAAAAGATATTGAAGCAATTAACGGAAAAGTACGAATTAAATTAGAAGAAGGAATTCAATCAGGAAAAATTCTGAGATTGAAAGGAAAAGGAATTCCAAGTATCAATGGATACGGAAGCGGTGATTTATTAGTACATGTAAATGTTTGGACACCAAAAACATTGAGCAAAGAACAAAAACAGTTTTTTGAAAATGCTTTAACGGATGAACATTTTATTCCGAATCCTGAGAAAACGGATAAATCATTTTTTGAAAAAGTAAAAGATATGTTTTCATAAATACATCTTGTCTTTTATAAAACGTTACAATTAATTTAGAAACCCATCTTAACTTTGTTTTAGGATGGGTTTTTTTTTGTAACAATACTAAGTATTCGCTACTAATTATTTACTTTTACACACGCGAGGCCAAAATGGCCAAATTGACTTAGTAAACCCACAAAAAAGCATGAGCAACTTACTCGAAGTACATAATGTCGTAAAACAATACGGTGATTATGTTGCGCTTAACGAAGTTTCATTGAATGTTCCAAAAGGTAGTATTTATGGGCTATTAGGTCCTAATGGAGCCGGAAAAACATCTCTTATACGAATTATAAATCAGATTACTTTGCCAGATAGTGGAGAAGTGATTCTTGATGGCGAAAAATTACAACCTAAACATGTTCAGCATATCGGATATCTTCCTGAAGAAAGAGGACTGTACAGTTCTATGAAAGTAGGAGAACAATGTTTGTATCTGGCTCAGATGAAAGGATTGTCTAAAGCCGAAGCTAAAAAACAATTAGAATATTGGTTTGATAGATTAGAAATACAAGGATGGTGGAACAAAAAAGTTCAAGAGCTATCAAAAGGAATGGCACAAAAAATCCAGTTTGTAGTTTGTGTATTGCATAAACCAAAATTATTGATTTTTGATGAGCCATTTTCTGGTTTTGACCCGGTTAATGCCAATGTCATAAAAGATGAAATTTTGGCATTAAAAGAACAAGGTTCAACAATCATCTTTTCGACACATCGAATGGAAAGTGTAGAGGAGCTTTGCGATCATATTGCTTTAATTCATAAATCGAATAAACTAATTGAAGGAAAATTGGTCGATGTAAAAAGACAGTTTAAGACAAATAGTTTTGAGTTAGGGATATTAACAGACAATATAGAAGGTTTGATGTATGATATTACACAAAAATTCACTGTTTTACCTGCCAATTTTAAATCATTGGGTGACGAATTAAAACTGGAAATTCAGATTGGAAATGCAACGCCAAATGAATTATTGAATATATTAACGCAACGCGGACAGGTGACTCATTTTGTTGAGAAAATTCCAAGTGTAAACGATATTTTTATTCAAACAGTAACCAAATAGATTGTTAGACTTGCTTAGATTTTTGGACAACTTAGATTAATTTTAAAATCTAATAAACCCAAGAAAGTCTAGAGAAATCAAAAAAATGAATAATCAAATAATCTAAGCAAGTCTAAGTAGTCTAAAAATCTAACAATCTAAAATAAAAAATGAGTATTATATCATTAATTATAAAAAGAGAATTTATTTCTAAAGTTCGTAATAAGTCTTTTGTCGTAATGACTTTTTTAAGTCCGCTATTGTTTGTTGGGATAGCTGCTTTTATCGGATATTTAAGTTCCATGAAAGCCGACACAAAGCGTATTGCAATTCATGACGAAACGGGTTTGTTTGCTGCGCAGTTTACAAAGCAGAATGTAAAAAATATTGAGTTTAGATATCTCGACCTATCCAAAGTACCTTTACAATCTTTAAAAGATAGTATCGCCAAAGAACGTTTAGACGGATTGCTTTTGATTCCTAAAACTGATAAAATAAAGGATTTAGAAAGTAAAATCGAATTTATATCCAACAATAGTCCGAGTATTGCTTTTATTGAAAATACACAAAATACAATTGCTGATGAGATTACGAGAATTAATTTTCAAGAAGCAAATCTTGATACATTGGCTATAAAAAATGCTCAGGCAAATGTAAATATACATCTTGCAAAAGCATCGGGGGAGGAAAGCTTAAAAGGATTAAATGAAATAAAAATTGCAATTGGAGGGTCTTTTGGTTACTTGATAATGATGTTTATTGTTATTTATGGTAATATGGTTATGCGAAGTGTAATCGAAGAAAAAACCAATCGAATTATAGAGATTATTATTTCATCAGTAAAACCTTTTCAGTTGATGATGGGGAAGATAATCGGAACTTCTTTGGCAGGTTTATTGCAGTTTTTAATTTGGGCTATAATAGGATTTGCTTTAATGTTTGCAGCATCAGCATTTTTTGGTGTAAACGTGGGGCCAACGGCTAAGATTCCGCCAGAATTAATGCAGGTAGCGCAAAAAGAATTGATAGGTACTGCTCAGATGTATATTAATGAATTATGGAGTTTGCCAATTGCAAGTATCTTAATTGGATTTGTAGTTTATTTCATAGGAGGCTACTTTTTATATAGTTCGTTTTATGCAGCTATTGGAGCGGCAGTTGACAATCAAACGGATTCTCAGCAATTTCTATTACCTATTATAATGCCTTTGATTTTGAGTGTTTATATTGGTTTCTTTACTGTGGTAAATGACCCACATGGGACTATTGCAGTAGTGTTTTCGATGATACCGCTTACTTCACCAATTGTTATGTTAATGCGACTTCCGTTTGGAGTGCCTTGGTGGCAAATAGTTATTTCAGTAACTTTATTGTTTGCTTCATTTTTTGCAGTAGTTTGGTTTGCTGCCAAAATTTATCGCGTAGGAATATTGATGTATGGCAAGAAGCCTACATGGAGAGAATTGTATAAATGGCTTAAATATTAATTTTTTAAAAGTTACTAAGGGGTGAGTTACTGAGTTGCTAAGATTAGCTTCTTTCAAAAAAAAACTCAGAACCTTAGGACTTGAGAATTTTAGAACCTCAAAAAAATGAGTAGAATACTAATTATAGAAGACGAAGCAGCTATACGTAGAGTGCTTACTAAGATACTATCAGAAGAAAATGATAGCTATCAGGTAGAAGATGCAGAAGATGGTGTTTCAGGATTAGAGAAGATAAAAAACAACGATTACGATTTGGTTTTGTGTGATATCAAAATGCCAAAAATGGATGGTGTTGAGGTATTGGAAGAAGTGAAAAAAATTAAACCAGAGATTCCGATGGTTATGATTTCTGGACATGGTGACATGGAAACGGCAATTCATACAATGCGCCTTGGAGCATTTGATTATATTTCAAAACCACCAGATTTAAATCGTTTATTAAATACAGTTCGTAATGCTTTAGACAGAAAAAAACTTGTTGTTGAAAATAAGATTTTAAAGAAAAAAGTAAGTAAGAATTACGAAATGATTGGTGATAGTGAAGCTATTAGTCATATTAAAGTGATGATTGATAAAGTAGCTGAAACGGAAGCTAGAGTTTTAATTACTGGGCCTAACGGAACAGGAAAAGAGCTAGTAGCACATCAATTACATGAAAAAAGCGGACGTTCTAATTTTCCTTTAATTGAGGTGAATTGTGCTGCAATTCCTAGCGAGTTAATCGAAAGTGAATTGTTTGGTCATGTAAAAGGAGCTTTTACATCGGCTGTAAAAGATAGAGCAGGTAAGTTTGAAGCAGCAGATAAAGGAACTATTTTTCTAGATGAAATTGGAGATATGAGTCTTTCAGCTCAAGCAAAAGTATTGCGTGCTTTACAAGAAAGTATGATTACCAGAGTAGGAGCTGAGAAAGATATAAAAGTAGATGTTCGCGTCGTTGCTGCAACCAACAAAGATTTAAAAACAGAAATTGCTGAAGGGCGTTTCCGTGAAGATTTATACCACCGTTTGGCAGTGATTTTAATAAAAGTGCCAGCATTGAATGATAGAAGAGAAGATATTCCGGCTTTGGTTTCGCATTTTGCCGAAAAAATAGCTTCAGAACAAGGGAATGCCGTTAAATTGTTTTCGTCTCAGGCGATACAATTATTGCAAGAATATGATTGGACAGGAAATATCAGAGAATTAAGAAACGTTGTAGAGCGCCTTATTATATTAGGAGGAAGCGAAATTTCTGAAACAGATGTGAAGATGTTCGCAAGTAAATAAAATTTAATTAAATGATTTTAAAATTAAATGATTGAAAGATTGGGCTACTAGTTTGATTTTTAATTGTTCAATTTTTTAATCTTTCAATCTTTGAAGATGAAACTAAAAAAAATAAACGAAAAGTTACAGGAAGCATTAATCGAAAACGGTTTAACCGAAGCTAATGCATTGCAGCAGGAAACTTTTTCTACGCTAAAGAGTGGAGTAGATTGTATTATTGTGGCTCCAAAGGGAAGCGGAAAATCAACAACGATTGTATTGAACGTTATTCAGCAATTGGCTGGTAAAAATGAAGAGTCACCACGTGCTTTGATTATTGTAGAAGATAAAGCAAAGGTGCTAGAAATGGAAGAGCTTTTTGAAAAGTACGGAAAGTACAATAATCTTGAAGTTTACGGAGTGCATGATAAAGGAGATATGGATTATGATAAAAACTACATTTCAACGGGTGTAGATGTCTTAATTGGAACTCCAAATAAATTAAGCGATATGTTTACTACTGCAGGGTATAATGTAAACCGTTTGAAAATGTTTATTTTGGATGATGCAGATCCAATTTTGAAATTACGTCATGAAACTAAAATTATGCGTATTTCAAATAGTATTGCCAAAACACAGCGAATTGTTTTTGCAGAAAAACTTACTGAACGTATTGAAATTTTGACAGATAAAATGTTACTTGAGCCTTATTTGTTTGAAATAGATGAGGAAGACAACAATGAGGATGAAGAGGAAGATATTGAAGAATAGATTTTAATTTAAGTTATTAATAAATAAAATAGAAACGATATGGGATTAATGAAAGTGTTTTCGGGAAGTGGAATTTTAGCACAAGCTTTACAATTAAAATTAGAAGAGGCACAGGTACCGACAGAAATTAGAGATAATACTCAATCGGCTCGTTTAGCTGGTTTTGGTGGTTCAGATTTAGCTGTTGAGGTATTTATTCAAGAGACTGATTTTGCTAAAGCAAACCCTGTTATTGAAGATTTTAAAATGAGTCTTTAACGATTAACTATTTGGCTCAGTTTACAGTCTTGGTTATTCTGAATTTACTGAAAGGCAAGACTGTAACTGAATATTTAAAAAAAGAATATGCAATACAAAATGTTGGTTTTAGACATGGATGATACCTTGTTGACCGATGACCATAAGATTTCAGATATCAACAAAGAAATGCTTCTTAAAGCCCAAGAACTGGGAGTTTATGTAGTTTTGGCTTCAGGTAGACCAACTTCGGCAATGACTTCTTTTGCCAAAGAACTGGAATTAGATTTAAACAATTCATATATGATTTCTTTTAACGGAGCTGTTATTAGTACTGTTAAAGACAACGAAATTCTTTTTGAACAAACTTTGTCAAAAGAGCAAATTCATGAATTGTATGATTACAGTATAGAAAAGAAAACACATATTATTACGTATTTGAATAATGAAATTATCAGCGAAACTGATTCTGAATTTATTGAAATAGAAAAGGTGATTACGGGTTTAAAACATACTAAAGTAGCTAGTTTTAAAGAAGCAGTTACTACGTCTGCAGTAAAATGTATTTTGCTTGAAGAACCAAGTTATTTAAAAGGACTTGAGGCCGATTTAAAGGCTACGATGCCTCATTTAAGTGTAGCAATGTCAAAGCCTTTTTTCTTAGAGGTAGCTCAAAACGGAATTGATAAAGCAGCAAGCTTAAAGCTTTTGGCGGAGAAATTAAATATCAATCAATCGGAGATTATTGCTGTAGGAAATGCAGGTAATGATTTGTCAATGATAGAATATGCTGGTTTAGGAGTTTGGGTAGATAATGTTACTCCCGAATTACGAGATAAGGCAGATGTAATTGTAGCATCAAATAACAATCACGGTGTTGCCGAGGTTGTACAACGTTATATCTTGAATTAAATATTTTATATAATGAAAGCTTCAATAGAAACTGAACGTTTATTGCTAAGAGAATTCCTTTCTACTGATGATAAAGGAATGTTTGAACTTGATTCGAATCCAAATGTACATAAGTATTTAGGAAATAAGCCAGTGACTCATATTGATGAAAGCCGTGCTTATATTGAATTTGTTCATCAGCAATATAAAGATTTTGGAACTGGACGTTGGGCAGTAATTCTTAAAGAAAGCAATACTTTTATAGGTTGGTCTGGAATTAAATTCATTACAGAAAGTATCAATAACCATAAGGATTTCTATGAAATTGGTTATCGTTTTATTGAAGAGTATTGGGGTAAAGGATATGCTACCGAAGCAGGAAAGGCTTTTATAGATTATGCTTTTAATGAAATGAAAGTAGAAGCTATTTATGCTTATGCAGATAAAGGAAATGCGGGTTCTAGAAATACACTAGAAAAGCTTGGATTAAAATATGTAAATTCCTTTATACTAGATGAAGGGGAAGAAGTTTGGTA encodes:
- a CDS encoding ABC transporter permease; this encodes MSIISLIIKREFISKVRNKSFVVMTFLSPLLFVGIAAFIGYLSSMKADTKRIAIHDETGLFAAQFTKQNVKNIEFRYLDLSKVPLQSLKDSIAKERLDGLLLIPKTDKIKDLESKIEFISNNSPSIAFIENTQNTIADEITRINFQEANLDTLAIKNAQANVNIHLAKASGEESLKGLNEIKIAIGGSFGYLIMMFIVIYGNMVMRSVIEEKTNRIIEIIISSVKPFQLMMGKIIGTSLAGLLQFLIWAIIGFALMFAASAFFGVNVGPTAKIPPELMQVAQKELIGTAQMYINELWSLPIASILIGFVVYFIGGYFLYSSFYAAIGAAVDNQTDSQQFLLPIIMPLILSVYIGFFTVVNDPHGTIAVVFSMIPLTSPIVMLMRLPFGVPWWQIVISVTLLFASFFAVVWFAAKIYRVGILMYGKKPTWRELYKWLKY
- a CDS encoding sigma-54-dependent transcriptional regulator: MSRILIIEDEAAIRRVLTKILSEENDSYQVEDAEDGVSGLEKIKNNDYDLVLCDIKMPKMDGVEVLEEVKKIKPEIPMVMISGHGDMETAIHTMRLGAFDYISKPPDLNRLLNTVRNALDRKKLVVENKILKKKVSKNYEMIGDSEAISHIKVMIDKVAETEARVLITGPNGTGKELVAHQLHEKSGRSNFPLIEVNCAAIPSELIESELFGHVKGAFTSAVKDRAGKFEAADKGTIFLDEIGDMSLSAQAKVLRALQESMITRVGAEKDIKVDVRVVAATNKDLKTEIAEGRFREDLYHRLAVILIKVPALNDRREDIPALVSHFAEKIASEQGNAVKLFSSQAIQLLQEYDWTGNIRELRNVVERLIILGGSEISETDVKMFASK
- a CDS encoding DEAD/DEAH box helicase, which codes for MKLKKINEKLQEALIENGLTEANALQQETFSTLKSGVDCIIVAPKGSGKSTTIVLNVIQQLAGKNEESPRALIIVEDKAKVLEMEELFEKYGKYNNLEVYGVHDKGDMDYDKNYISTGVDVLIGTPNKLSDMFTTAGYNVNRLKMFILDDADPILKLRHETKIMRISNSIAKTQRIVFAEKLTERIEILTDKMLLEPYLFEIDEEDNNEDEEEDIEE
- a CDS encoding putative signal transducing protein, with product MGLMKVFSGSGILAQALQLKLEEAQVPTEIRDNTQSARLAGFGGSDLAVEVFIQETDFAKANPVIEDFKMSL
- a CDS encoding Cof-type HAD-IIB family hydrolase — encoded protein: MQYKMLVLDMDDTLLTDDHKISDINKEMLLKAQELGVYVVLASGRPTSAMTSFAKELELDLNNSYMISFNGAVISTVKDNEILFEQTLSKEQIHELYDYSIEKKTHIITYLNNEIISETDSEFIEIEKVITGLKHTKVASFKEAVTTSAVKCILLEEPSYLKGLEADLKATMPHLSVAMSKPFFLEVAQNGIDKAASLKLLAEKLNINQSEIIAVGNAGNDLSMIEYAGLGVWVDNVTPELRDKADVIVASNNNHGVAEVVQRYILN
- a CDS encoding GNAT family N-acetyltransferase encodes the protein MKASIETERLLLREFLSTDDKGMFELDSNPNVHKYLGNKPVTHIDESRAYIEFVHQQYKDFGTGRWAVILKESNTFIGWSGIKFITESINNHKDFYEIGYRFIEEYWGKGYATEAGKAFIDYAFNEMKVEAIYAYADKGNAGSRNTLEKLGLKYVNSFILDEGEEVWYELKNPNF